One window of bacterium genomic DNA carries:
- a CDS encoding methylenetetrahydrofolate reductase, with the protein MREVGVEHALHQCRELKAYGVPGIHFYMLNKSYSVKKILKNK; encoded by the coding sequence ATGCGTGAAGTAGGTGTAGAACATGCGCTCCATCAATGCCGCGAATTAAAAGCGTACGGTGTCCCTGGGATTCATTTTTATATGCTCAATAAATCTTATTCGGTAAAAAAGATTTTAAAAAACAAATAA